Proteins encoded within one genomic window of Halocatena marina:
- a CDS encoding hydantoinase B/oxoprolinase family protein has product MSADPPDFVGEHSVDTTTLDLIENTLENTRYEMDRVLETTAISPVIREQSDQFPLIADAQGRMVMGQFGSAIETIIENATFDWEDLNDGDVIATNDPYMCAGALSHTPDMLLLRPIFYEGERVGFSSQWGNLMDVGGKTPGSMPVEATTIFEEGIRLPPVKLYKEGELDEDILEIFAHNTRLPKHAEADIKALAAGTAVAQERVQELCERFGKETYKKSCDAILDRTRNGMIDLIREFIPEGERYAFEDYVDDDGMGTGPIRLHLEIHRTGDTVYLDWEGTDAQVPGTVNFLLNEKMFKMFTGVFLIMAFDPLLTFNDGYYDLFEVNLPKGTVVQPEFPAALGNRLPLMARQFDVLQATFSKLIDGFSVAGSYGTSPNLVYAGVDSDGNQFQMLEILYGGIPARPGGDGLDGHSWWPLFRTVPAEYQEAYYPLTIDEYSTREDTGGAGEFRGGHGITKVYTFEEDGTITFQDDRSHTYPWGVDGGSHGETSTKKLIRTDGTEEELPSKAESISVRAGDTLVFSTAGGGGLGDPLKRDPELVAREIRRGLVSEEVARTEYGVVLDTNGAVDETATTGHRERISQHRDDLQEFDYGPLPDYEDLEAQIFEERREFDQRSS; this is encoded by the coding sequence TTATCGCAGATGCACAGGGTCGAATGGTTATGGGTCAGTTCGGCTCTGCCATCGAAACAATCATCGAGAACGCCACCTTCGACTGGGAAGATCTCAATGACGGCGACGTCATCGCTACCAACGACCCCTACATGTGTGCAGGGGCGTTGTCACACACTCCCGATATGCTGCTCTTGCGGCCGATTTTCTACGAGGGCGAGCGTGTCGGCTTCTCCAGCCAGTGGGGGAATCTCATGGATGTTGGTGGAAAAACGCCTGGCAGCATGCCCGTCGAAGCGACGACCATCTTCGAGGAAGGGATTCGACTTCCACCGGTCAAACTGTATAAAGAAGGTGAGCTGGACGAGGATATCCTCGAAATCTTCGCCCACAACACACGGCTTCCGAAACACGCGGAAGCCGACATCAAGGCACTCGCGGCGGGGACTGCAGTAGCTCAAGAGCGCGTACAGGAACTCTGTGAGCGCTTTGGAAAGGAAACCTACAAAAAGAGCTGTGATGCAATCCTCGATCGCACCCGGAACGGGATGATCGACCTCATCCGTGAATTCATTCCTGAAGGCGAGCGGTATGCCTTCGAGGATTACGTCGATGACGACGGGATGGGTACTGGTCCTATCAGACTTCATCTCGAAATTCATCGTACGGGTGATACCGTCTACCTCGATTGGGAAGGAACCGACGCTCAGGTCCCAGGAACCGTCAATTTCCTATTGAACGAGAAGATGTTCAAAATGTTCACCGGCGTGTTTCTCATCATGGCCTTCGATCCCCTTTTGACGTTCAACGATGGGTACTACGATCTCTTCGAGGTCAACCTTCCCAAGGGGACTGTCGTCCAGCCGGAGTTCCCGGCTGCGCTCGGTAACCGCTTGCCGCTGATGGCACGGCAGTTCGATGTCTTGCAGGCCACCTTCTCGAAGCTCATCGATGGTTTCTCTGTCGCCGGTAGCTACGGGACCTCGCCAAACCTCGTTTACGCTGGTGTCGACTCCGATGGCAACCAGTTCCAAATGCTCGAAATACTCTACGGTGGTATCCCTGCCCGACCCGGTGGCGATGGATTGGACGGCCACTCGTGGTGGCCGCTCTTTCGGACGGTACCCGCCGAGTATCAGGAGGCGTACTACCCACTGACGATCGATGAGTACAGCACCCGTGAAGACACTGGCGGAGCAGGCGAGTTTCGGGGTGGCCACGGGATCACGAAGGTCTATACGTTTGAGGAGGACGGAACGATTACCTTCCAAGACGACCGTTCCCACACCTATCCGTGGGGCGTCGATGGCGGTAGCCACGGTGAGACGAGCACAAAGAAGCTCATTCGAACCGATGGCACAGAAGAAGAACTCCCCTCGAAAGCCGAGAGCATCTCGGTTCGGGCGGGTGATACACTCGTCTTCAGCACCGCAGGCGGTGGTGGTCTCGGTGATCCTCTAAAACGTGACCCGGAACTCGTCGCACGAGAAATTCGTCGTGGGCTCGTCTCTGAAGAGGTTGCTCGTACGGAGTACGGTGTGGTTCTCGACACAAACGGTGCCGTCGACGAGACGGCTACGACAGGACACCGCGAGCGCATCAGCCAACACCGAGACGATTTGCAGGAGTTCGACTACGGGCCGCTTCCGGACTACGAGGATCTCGAAGCGCAGATTTTTGAAGAACGCCGCGAGTTCGACCAGCGCAGCAGCTGA
- a CDS encoding LeuA family protein, which translates to MNLTDVTLREGDQMPGRSFTADEKIESAHALDDLGIPYIQPGFPVTGEKDQRVVSELAGTTDADIVALARALESDIDVALDTDADVVEIFVSASDKHLEHLLGMSRAEMLSMLGEAVDYIRAHDRPAHVTLADAFRTNHDQLCEIIATVPDAEFISLADSVGVRTPATVRQYLERLDGYINFDRLGVHFHDDMGCATANALTAYYAGVGKVDVSIAGLGERAGNSALEEVIVACSIEHGDNLGIDSSKLVPICRSVLDTLGEEYGQSKAVLGAAIAEHESGIHTAAMLSDPATLESFDPELFGGQRRLVFGKPTGESSARHLLQRAGIDPDAETVTAYLNALAAKGPLDLEEALLLAEREHGG; encoded by the coding sequence ATGAATCTTACTGACGTAACGCTCCGGGAAGGTGATCAGATGCCCGGGCGATCGTTCACCGCAGATGAAAAAATAGAGTCCGCCCACGCACTCGATGATCTCGGGATCCCATATATTCAACCAGGATTCCCTGTGACCGGTGAGAAAGACCAGCGAGTGGTCTCCGAACTCGCTGGAACGACCGACGCCGATATTGTCGCGCTGGCACGAGCACTCGAAAGCGATATCGACGTCGCGCTGGACACAGACGCTGACGTGGTCGAAATATTCGTTTCGGCGTCGGACAAACACCTCGAACACCTGCTTGGAATGTCCCGTGCGGAAATGTTGTCGATGCTCGGCGAGGCCGTCGACTATATCCGTGCCCACGATCGGCCGGCCCACGTCACGCTCGCAGACGCGTTCCGGACGAACCACGACCAGCTCTGTGAAATCATTGCGACCGTCCCAGACGCGGAGTTCATCTCACTCGCAGACTCCGTTGGCGTGCGGACGCCCGCGACGGTGCGACAGTATCTTGAGAGACTCGATGGATACATCAACTTCGATCGGTTGGGCGTCCATTTTCACGACGACATGGGCTGTGCCACGGCGAACGCGTTGACAGCGTACTACGCAGGGGTTGGAAAGGTAGATGTCAGTATCGCTGGTCTCGGCGAGCGTGCGGGCAACAGCGCGCTTGAGGAGGTTATCGTTGCCTGCTCCATCGAGCACGGTGACAATCTGGGAATTGATTCGAGCAAGCTCGTTCCCATCTGTCGCAGTGTACTCGACACGCTCGGTGAGGAGTACGGACAGAGCAAGGCAGTTCTTGGAGCAGCGATCGCAGAGCACGAATCGGGCATCCACACCGCAGCGATGCTGTCTGACCCTGCCACGCTCGAATCGTTCGATCCCGAACTGTTCGGTGGGCAACGACGCCTCGTCTTTGGAAAACCGACCGGCGAAAGTAGCGCCCGCCATCTCCTCCAAAGAGCGGGCATTGATCCCGATGCAGAGACAGTGACCGCGTACCTCAATGCGTTGGCTGCCAAGGGACCGCTTGACCTCGAAGAAGCGCTTTTGCTGGCCGAGCGTGAACACGGTGGATAG
- a CDS encoding CaiB/BaiF CoA-transferase family protein, with the protein MTARKRQGPLDGMRVIDMSGMISGAFATTMMGDFGADVIMVEHPNGGDPIREWPQKTEDGISLAWKSLGRNKRCITLNLGSDRGRSIALKLIEDADIVYENFRPGTMERWGLGPEDIHTVNKEAIMVRLSGYGQTGPKSQKPGFGTVAEGISGWAHANGFSDREPLLPPVSLADFQAAQFSLQATLMAVYERDLGRGGSEEGQVIDVSLTEPLWRIFFGEVEAYDYMGHVRERTGNQHPSTAPRNIYETKDGYMTMSASNQKIFERVAEIIDKPELIDDPRFEDNTTRVENSEPLNEEIESWTKQHTTEEAIDILESNDAIVGPVYDMSDIFEDEQFQARDDIIEVDDPDVGSIKTFGLVPKFSRTPGAVEFLGPRHGEHNEEVYCDEIGLSAAELSDLESKGII; encoded by the coding sequence ATGACTGCACGGAAACGGCAGGGACCGTTGGACGGCATGCGAGTGATTGATATGTCTGGCATGATCAGCGGTGCCTTTGCGACGACGATGATGGGCGATTTCGGTGCCGACGTGATAATGGTTGAGCATCCGAACGGTGGAGATCCTATTCGAGAGTGGCCACAGAAGACCGAGGACGGAATTTCGTTGGCGTGGAAGTCTCTCGGCCGAAACAAGCGGTGTATCACGCTTAACTTGGGATCGGATCGTGGCCGTTCCATCGCGCTCAAGCTGATTGAAGACGCCGACATTGTCTACGAAAACTTCCGTCCAGGAACAATGGAACGATGGGGGCTGGGTCCCGAAGATATTCACACAGTCAACAAGGAAGCCATTATGGTTCGGCTCTCTGGCTACGGTCAGACGGGTCCGAAATCACAAAAGCCCGGATTTGGGACCGTTGCAGAGGGTATCTCTGGCTGGGCACACGCAAACGGGTTCTCCGACCGCGAGCCGTTGTTGCCACCAGTTAGTCTTGCAGACTTTCAGGCGGCGCAGTTTTCGCTACAGGCGACGCTGATGGCCGTCTACGAGCGTGACCTCGGTCGCGGTGGCAGCGAAGAGGGACAAGTTATCGATGTCTCACTCACCGAACCACTGTGGCGCATCTTCTTCGGTGAAGTTGAGGCCTACGACTACATGGGCCACGTCCGTGAACGCACCGGGAACCAACACCCGAGTACGGCACCACGAAACATCTATGAAACGAAGGACGGCTACATGACAATGTCAGCCTCGAATCAGAAAATCTTCGAACGGGTCGCCGAGATCATCGATAAGCCAGAGCTCATCGACGACCCACGGTTCGAGGACAACACCACCCGCGTCGAGAACAGCGAACCACTCAACGAGGAAATCGAGTCGTGGACGAAGCAGCACACCACCGAGGAAGCCATCGACATCCTCGAATCAAACGACGCCATCGTCGGACCAGTCTACGATATGAGTGATATTTTTGAAGACGAACAGTTCCAAGCACGGGACGATATCATCGAAGTCGACGACCCGGACGTTGGCTCAATCAAGACGTTCGGTCTGGTCCCGAAGTTCTCACGGACCCCCGGTGCGGTCGAGTTTCTCGGACCTCGTCATGGGGAGCACAACGAAGAGGTCTACTGCGACGAAATTGGCCTCTCGGCAGCTGAGTTATCCGATCTCGAAAGCAAAGGGATTATTTGA
- a CDS encoding phosphodiester glycosidase family protein, translated as MTKRQAQSKESQSSQTLSRRNYIKGLSITGLLGISGIELASARSSLGYDSTARFESQAKELVTVSRNDSIVVNEETVPVSSDVELTSFTHLFADGWVRGYRLTAALDQETSAGLVSPGLTAAAPVSEMTNSAGAVAGVNGDFFDINDTNAPIGAEIGARELHKGPAPGRTGTVGVDEDGLGRIANVTLSGSVTFHDGEQSLTALNESTLARNGVGLFTPLWGSTSRTNVVQDATRVREVIVQEGTVAAASSTITDTPIPENGYVLIGREAGAKTLNGLSTGDSIDIAYSAETDSPSPLSFAVGGNPQLLYDGQLPETLDDERAEPRTAAGVSDDGSTLYLVAIDGRQRFSRGVTLFELGTLMRHFGATDAINLDGGGSTTLAARDAGTEHLSVANSPSDGSERAVPNGVGLFTPTGTTLDGFRIEPYYDETGGDRVFPGLTRTFVAYGHDDTYAPVDASRVRWRPRPRSRGRVTETEEKDDSDADSVCVFTARHPGQGRLTARQRRARGSTELTVLGPLDRIAASVDSVGLAGVDDSETFSVVGYDEEGYRAPIEPRDITVSVDGSDVELTSSDQGAFTVTATTDSGSALIEIEVQGETAFLPVTIGLATKSASEFEDPSAWSFSKYPSAVEGAMQFVSGRTGQGLKLSYDFTTTTATRAAYARADPLLELPGEPRRLGLWVDGDGNGAWLRATVRDATDVEYNLNLARHIDWTGWRYVEATVPNGVHYPLKLRHIYPVEIDSSTQYTGSLVYDDLQVKVSPAVETPEQTPVRDPMIVTNGKTEDGWRFAMMADSQFTADNPTSEIVKRTRRTLREIVAADPEFLLIGGDFVDRGYEEDFQLARRILDEEVGEQLPVYYVPGNHERTGTDSLENFRSTFGETHQTFDHNGTRFILLNSSTGSFRTAEFDQLFDLQDELETVRTDSDIDGCVVVAHHPPHDPLPANNSQLGDRQEAELIEEWLAEFEIESDGKSAAYIAGHAGTAHARHVDGVPYVIVPPSGKDPYGPADNGGFIGWTMVSVDSHPASKAHRHTNRRDQWIQTAMHPLFDSVALTAPDTLAVGDEANIKAIGTQPGGRTIPLAYPATVRWSGSENVYVLTENRKQSNSRKHDSDRYDAVFDPALRTLRAVRPGTVTLRVTANGETASTTLSLRQPSDK; from the coding sequence ATGACAAAGCGACAAGCCCAATCGAAGGAGAGTCAATCGAGCCAAACTCTGTCTCGAAGAAACTATATTAAAGGACTCAGCATCACGGGATTGCTAGGGATTTCCGGTATTGAGCTCGCAAGCGCACGATCTTCGCTCGGATACGATTCCACCGCGCGTTTTGAATCACAGGCCAAGGAGCTCGTGACTGTTTCGAGAAACGACTCGATCGTCGTCAATGAGGAAACTGTCCCCGTGAGTTCGGATGTCGAACTCACCTCGTTTACACATCTATTCGCAGATGGATGGGTACGGGGCTATCGCCTGACAGCGGCCCTCGATCAGGAAACCTCGGCTGGACTCGTATCACCCGGCCTCACTGCTGCCGCTCCGGTGTCGGAGATGACCAATAGTGCGGGAGCAGTTGCTGGTGTAAATGGTGATTTTTTCGACATTAACGACACCAATGCACCGATTGGAGCCGAAATCGGTGCCAGAGAGTTACACAAGGGACCTGCCCCAGGTCGGACTGGGACCGTTGGCGTTGACGAGGATGGTCTTGGACGGATAGCGAACGTTACGCTGAGCGGGTCGGTTACGTTTCATGATGGCGAACAGTCATTGACCGCACTGAACGAATCCACACTCGCTCGGAATGGGGTAGGGCTGTTCACACCCCTTTGGGGATCGACTTCGCGTACTAACGTCGTTCAAGACGCCACGCGTGTTCGGGAAGTCATCGTTCAGGAAGGGACAGTAGCGGCAGCTTCGTCTACGATCACAGATACGCCAATCCCCGAGAACGGATACGTGCTCATCGGCCGCGAAGCAGGAGCGAAGACACTTAATGGGCTTTCGACGGGTGATTCGATCGACATTGCGTACTCAGCGGAGACAGACTCTCCCTCGCCACTTTCGTTCGCTGTCGGTGGCAATCCGCAGTTGTTGTACGACGGACAGCTGCCGGAAACACTCGATGATGAACGGGCAGAACCACGAACCGCTGCTGGTGTTTCCGATGACGGATCGACGCTGTACCTCGTTGCGATCGATGGCCGACAGCGTTTCAGCCGCGGAGTGACGCTTTTTGAACTCGGCACACTGATGAGACACTTTGGAGCGACTGACGCAATTAATCTCGACGGAGGTGGATCAACGACGCTGGCCGCCCGTGACGCTGGAACGGAGCACCTATCCGTTGCTAACAGCCCATCGGATGGAAGCGAGCGAGCAGTCCCCAATGGCGTTGGGTTGTTCACACCAACCGGAACGACTCTCGATGGGTTCCGCATTGAACCGTACTACGATGAGACTGGTGGCGATCGAGTGTTCCCTGGCCTGACTCGCACGTTTGTCGCCTACGGCCACGACGACACCTACGCACCTGTGGATGCAAGCCGGGTTCGGTGGCGACCGAGACCCAGATCACGCGGGAGAGTCACCGAGACAGAGGAAAAAGACGATTCAGATGCGGACAGCGTCTGTGTCTTCACAGCTCGACATCCCGGCCAAGGACGTCTTACGGCACGCCAACGACGCGCGCGAGGGAGCACGGAATTAACTGTTCTTGGCCCTCTTGATCGGATCGCGGCATCGGTCGATAGCGTCGGGCTGGCCGGCGTCGACGACAGCGAAACGTTCAGCGTCGTTGGCTACGACGAGGAGGGATATCGAGCACCGATCGAACCACGAGACATTACTGTCAGCGTCGACGGATCCGATGTTGAGCTTACCTCAAGCGATCAAGGAGCGTTCACTGTTACGGCCACGACCGACAGTGGATCAGCACTGATCGAAATAGAAGTACAGGGAGAAACAGCGTTCCTACCAGTCACGATCGGTCTCGCTACGAAGAGCGCTTCTGAATTCGAAGATCCATCTGCGTGGTCGTTTTCGAAGTATCCTTCGGCCGTCGAAGGCGCGATGCAGTTCGTCTCTGGCCGTACCGGTCAGGGACTAAAACTGTCATACGATTTCACGACGACAACCGCGACCCGTGCCGCGTACGCTCGGGCCGATCCGCTGCTCGAACTTCCTGGTGAGCCTCGCCGACTCGGGCTGTGGGTCGATGGAGACGGGAATGGAGCGTGGCTCCGGGCGACCGTCCGTGACGCGACTGACGTGGAGTATAACCTGAATCTCGCTCGCCACATCGACTGGACCGGCTGGCGGTACGTCGAGGCGACCGTCCCGAACGGAGTGCACTATCCGCTGAAACTCAGACACATCTATCCGGTCGAAATCGATTCGAGTACCCAGTACACTGGCTCGCTCGTCTACGATGACCTTCAGGTGAAGGTTTCACCAGCAGTCGAAACGCCCGAACAGACTCCTGTACGAGATCCAATGATCGTCACCAACGGGAAAACCGAAGACGGTTGGCGCTTTGCGATGATGGCAGACAGCCAGTTCACCGCCGATAATCCGACGAGTGAAATCGTCAAACGGACACGTCGCACACTCCGAGAGATCGTCGCCGCCGACCCCGAATTCCTGCTCATCGGCGGGGATTTCGTCGATCGAGGTTACGAGGAGGATTTCCAGCTCGCGCGTCGCATCCTCGATGAAGAGGTTGGAGAGCAATTGCCCGTTTACTACGTTCCTGGCAATCACGAGCGAACGGGAACGGATTCACTCGAAAACTTCAGATCTACTTTCGGCGAAACGCATCAGACGTTCGACCACAATGGGACGCGATTCATTCTGCTGAACTCATCGACCGGAAGCTTCCGCACCGCGGAGTTCGATCAGCTATTCGATCTTCAAGACGAACTCGAAACGGTTCGCACCGATTCGGACATCGATGGGTGTGTGGTAGTCGCTCATCATCCACCACACGATCCGTTGCCAGCAAATAACAGTCAGCTCGGAGATCGTCAAGAAGCCGAACTCATCGAGGAATGGCTAGCTGAGTTCGAGATCGAGTCTGATGGAAAGAGCGCCGCGTACATCGCTGGCCACGCTGGCACTGCCCACGCGAGACACGTCGATGGCGTCCCGTACGTGATCGTTCCTCCGTCCGGGAAAGATCCCTATGGACCTGCGGACAACGGTGGTTTCATCGGGTGGACGATGGTCAGTGTCGATAGCCATCCAGCGAGCAAAGCACACAGGCACACGAACAGAAGAGACCAGTGGATACAGACCGCGATGCATCCACTGTTCGATTCAGTGGCGCTCACCGCACCAGACACCCTCGCTGTTGGCGACGAAGCAAATATCAAAGCGATTGGCACACAGCCAGGTGGGAGAACAATCCCACTGGCGTATCCAGCGACAGTGCGCTGGAGCGGGAGCGAGAACGTGTACGTTCTCACAGAAAATCGAAAACAGAGCAACAGCCGAAAGCACGATTCTGACCGGTACGATGCCGTGTTCGACCCCGCTCTGCGAACACTCAGGGCAGTGCGTCCCGGAACCGTTACCCTCCGAGTTACTGCCAATGGAGAGACAGCCTCTACAACCCTTTCGCTGAGACAACCATCAGATAAGTAA
- a CDS encoding MazG nucleotide pyrophosphohydrolase domain-containing protein, which produces MEEQAQVAEFIAEHDMQGQPAYRILDLASEVGEIAKDAVESGEYGATPEQLEVNTDEVGDVLFSLLALAESLDIDAGVALDEALDKYQRRLEETGTASSQ; this is translated from the coding sequence ATGGAAGAACAAGCGCAAGTGGCCGAGTTCATCGCAGAACACGATATGCAGGGACAGCCGGCATACCGCATCCTTGATCTCGCCTCAGAGGTCGGGGAAATCGCGAAAGACGCGGTCGAATCGGGGGAATACGGTGCAACACCGGAGCAACTTGAAGTGAACACTGACGAGGTTGGCGATGTACTATTTTCGTTGCTCGCTCTCGCAGAATCACTCGACATCGACGCCGGTGTCGCGTTGGATGAAGCACTCGATAAGTACCAGCGCCGACTCGAAGAAACCGGAACTGCATCAAGTCAGTAA
- a CDS encoding helix-turn-helix domain-containing protein — translation MYQAEIHLQQHKDCVISQLATEYDTNIDIDIEELHDELVTFILGIDADVDEIPDTLVHSDQVKHTENLGNGNFLVTKTSCGAYSAIDQNHGIIRRRTFISPNRRVYSVLFFRRQDLRAMIKDFREIGTVTLGKLSQMGDSSVHLTDRQYEVIEYALKMGYFEWPRDITSEELADYFGISRATLLEHLRKAESKLLTDALESVAAGQNRSSHTEPTIPPK, via the coding sequence ATGTATCAGGCCGAAATCCACCTTCAACAGCACAAAGATTGTGTCATCTCGCAACTCGCGACTGAATACGACACGAACATTGACATCGACATCGAGGAACTCCACGACGAACTCGTGACGTTCATTCTTGGAATTGATGCAGATGTCGATGAAATTCCCGACACGCTCGTGCATTCCGATCAAGTAAAGCACACAGAGAACCTCGGCAACGGGAACTTCCTCGTTACCAAGACCTCCTGTGGTGCCTACTCCGCTATCGACCAGAATCACGGTATTATCCGGCGGCGCACCTTCATCAGTCCGAACCGGCGGGTGTACTCTGTTCTTTTCTTCCGGCGTCAGGATCTCCGTGCCATGATCAAAGATTTTCGTGAGATCGGGACCGTGACGCTCGGCAAGCTCTCACAGATGGGTGATTCGAGCGTCCATCTCACTGATCGACAGTACGAAGTCATTGAATACGCACTCAAAATGGGGTATTTTGAGTGGCCTCGTGACATTACGAGCGAAGAGCTCGCCGATTATTTCGGCATTAGCCGCGCTACGCTTCTCGAACACCTCCGAAAAGCCGAATCAAAACTCCTGACTGACGCTCTCGAATCTGTGGCTGCGGGACAGAACCGTTCCAGCCACACTGAACCCACAATACCACCGAAGTGA
- a CDS encoding cation:proton antiporter, with translation MASLEIFLVIGVSLLLALVLSEGIERLGEPGFLGEILAGIVLGPSVLLLISSTSQTSPFILIATIGGLLLFFDVGYQQIDLNDLLVAFRPVLVIGLSGVLLPFLVGYGIGTLFGRALESSLYLGLILSVTSVSIVVRTLLSLDKLDTQYGRWILGASVVDDVIGLLGISTLPLFFIGGGLEGTASALGLAALFFVVAVIFYRFLLDPVSDLIAKSTVDQASFIAILGLLFVFGYASDAVNLSYFIGALTIGLVIATNKRFEASNIQSNVYGIAYGVFIPLYFVAIGARMNLGALTVNTFILVFAVFGLLANFIAGYVGNLIAGGHREDSLVIGFALLPRSESGIAIVSLGVAQGIVGNQIFVAYLVVFVVSVLLTPSLLKRAVERAEAKKQDAGSNQHNNQNQSNTS, from the coding sequence ATGGCTTCGCTCGAAATCTTCTTGGTTATTGGGGTGAGCCTCTTGCTTGCGCTTGTCCTGAGCGAAGGTATAGAACGGCTTGGTGAGCCGGGATTCCTTGGCGAAATCCTCGCAGGAATCGTGCTCGGTCCATCTGTGTTACTGTTAATCAGCAGCACCAGTCAGACCAGCCCGTTCATTCTCATCGCGACTATCGGTGGACTGCTCTTGTTTTTCGATGTTGGATATCAGCAAATCGATCTCAATGATCTGCTCGTGGCCTTCAGACCGGTTTTGGTGATCGGTCTTTCGGGTGTGTTGCTCCCCTTTCTCGTTGGATACGGAATTGGAACGTTGTTCGGGCGGGCGTTGGAATCGAGTCTCTATCTCGGTCTCATTCTCTCGGTAACGTCTGTCTCTATCGTCGTTCGGACGCTCCTTTCGCTCGACAAGTTAGATACCCAGTACGGACGGTGGATACTTGGTGCATCAGTTGTCGACGACGTTATCGGTCTGCTTGGGATCTCGACCCTTCCGCTGTTTTTCATCGGTGGCGGCTTGGAGGGAACCGCCTCTGCGCTCGGACTGGCCGCGCTCTTTTTCGTCGTTGCAGTGATATTCTATCGGTTTCTCCTCGATCCAGTGTCCGACCTCATCGCAAAATCGACGGTGGATCAAGCGAGTTTCATCGCAATCCTTGGTCTGCTGTTCGTGTTCGGCTACGCGTCGGACGCGGTGAATCTCTCTTACTTCATTGGCGCACTCACCATCGGTCTGGTGATTGCAACGAACAAGCGATTCGAGGCGAGCAACATCCAATCGAACGTATACGGCATCGCCTACGGCGTGTTTATCCCGCTCTACTTCGTTGCAATCGGCGCACGGATGAATCTCGGAGCACTAACCGTCAATACGTTTATCCTCGTGTTTGCTGTCTTCGGTCTCCTCGCAAACTTCATCGCGGGCTACGTCGGAAATCTCATCGCTGGCGGCCATCGAGAAGACTCACTCGTTATCGGATTTGCCCTCCTTCCACGCTCTGAATCAGGAATCGCAATCGTCTCTCTCGGTGTCGCTCAGGGGATCGTCGGCAACCAGATATTCGTTGCGTATCTGGTTGTGTTCGTCGTCTCAGTACTGCTGACGCCGTCGCTATTGAAGCGGGCAGTCGAACGCGCCGAGGCGAAAAAACAGGACGCAGGATCGAACCAACACAACAACCAGAACCAGTCAAACACGAGTTGA
- a CDS encoding isochorismatase family protein, producing the protein MDWIEATEKMYADHDFAVEVGIGDQPALLVIDLITAFTDPETDLGSDVDSVLSQTNRLLDAFREHELPRYFTTVAYEESYGDAGYFIEKVPALRELKLGTEAVEIDDRIAPVADERVILKKYASAFFGTDLETELTTNRVDTLVLVGVTTSGCIRATAIDSLQHGYRTIVPADAVGDRAEGPHKANLFDINAKYGDVVETDDVLAVLDDEVQA; encoded by the coding sequence ATGGATTGGATCGAAGCGACCGAAAAAATGTACGCCGATCACGACTTCGCTGTTGAAGTCGGAATAGGTGACCAACCAGCACTGCTCGTAATCGACCTCATTACTGCCTTTACTGACCCTGAAACAGACCTTGGATCGGATGTCGATAGCGTCCTCTCACAGACCAACCGCTTACTGGATGCGTTCCGCGAACACGAGTTGCCGCGCTATTTCACCACCGTCGCCTACGAGGAATCGTACGGTGACGCCGGATACTTCATCGAGAAAGTGCCCGCGCTCCGCGAACTCAAACTCGGAACCGAGGCAGTCGAGATTGACGACAGAATTGCACCCGTCGCAGACGAACGGGTCATCCTCAAAAAATACGCGAGCGCGTTCTTTGGAACCGATCTCGAAACAGAGTTGACCACCAACCGCGTGGACACCCTCGTTCTCGTTGGTGTAACGACCAGCGGATGTATCCGCGCAACGGCAATCGACAGTCTCCAACACGGCTACCGCACCATCGTTCCCGCCGACGCTGTCGGGGATCGTGCCGAGGGACCACACAAAGCCAACCTCTTTGATATCAATGCCAAGTACGGTGACGTAGTCGAGACCGACGATGTCTTGGCCGTGCTCGATGACGAGGTCCAAGCGTAA